AGACGATCGTCAGGCCGCCGTGAATGTACGAGATATCTTCCAGATGCTGACGAATGGTGTCGGAATTGAAGTGAATGCGGCGGAAGATATCGTCATCGGGCCGAAAGAAGATCTGCGTTCCGCGGCCTCGAAACGGCCGCATTTTCTTGACGGGAGCCACCGGTTTGCCGTACCGGTATTCCTGCACCCATTCTCCGCCGTCGCGATGCACGGTGGCGACCATGTGCGACGACAGAGCGTTGACAACCGACGAGCCGACTCCGTGCAGACCTCCGCTGCGAGCGTAGTTCTTGTTGCTGAATTTTCCGCCGGCATGCAGCGTTGTCAGGATGACTTCCAGAGTCGACTTCTTCATCTTTTTGTGCTTGTCGACGGGAATGCCGCGTCCGTTGTCGTGGACCGTGCAACTGCAGCCGTCCTTGTGCAGAGTCACCGTGATTTTGTCACATTCGCCGGCCAGGAATTCGTCGACGGAATTGTCGACGACTTCCCACAGCAGATGATGCAGTCCGCGGGCATCGACGCCGCCGATGTACATGGACGGGCGTTTGCGAACCGGTTCCAGTCCTTCCAGAACTTCGATGTCGTCGCCGGTATAGGCGGATTTGTGGCGGTTGTGCTCATGGACATCCTTATGCAGACAGCGGACATTCGCCTCCCGGCAAATGAAGCGGCGGCGGTTTTCGGACCGCGACCGCCGCAGGAGTATCGCGGAAAACGGAAGCGTCGCAACTGAAGAGATTCGCCGACAATTCAAAGAACAGCGCATTAAGGCGAGCGACAGATGAGCTGTTACCTGCCCGCGAGCCGCACGGCGCCAGCCGCGGTTGTGTTCGCAGAGAACCGCGGCCGGCGGCTGGCGGGTAGATTCTCATCTGCCGCACGCCTAAACAGGGGAACCGCCGCATGCCGGTTCGCCAGGTGTTGTGGAACGGAGCGGCGGCGACTAAAACGTCCGTCTGGCAGATCCTGCCAATCGGGAACCAGGGCCGCTGACGATTTTCGCGGACGCTTGTTGCGACGCAGCCGTTATCGGTGAGTATTCTATGGCCTATCTGAAACAGGCATTCGGAGACCAGCCGGATCCGATCACGCACCCGCTGACGGGTGATGCCCTGACGATCGGCCGCCACGAATCATGCGACGTGGTGATCCAATCGCCGTCCGTCAGCCGCCATCACGCGAGAATCACGGCGGAAGGCAGCCGCTACTTTGTCGAAGACCTTGGCAGCCGCAACGGCACGATTCTGAATGGCCGGGCGATCTCGCGAAAAACGCCGCTAAGCAATGGTGACCGGCTGGAAGTTTCGACACTGCCGTTTGTGTTCTTCGCGCAGGATTCCCTGGACGGAGATTCCGGCAACTGGGGATACCGTCCGACCGTCATCAGCGTGTCCGACTCAGCGGTCCCGTCGCAGAATTCCGCCGCCCGGCACACCGTCGAACGCGGCGATGAGATTTCCTACGAACAGCTCGGGCGGGACCAGCTTCGTGACAGCCAGATTCTGTCGCGCGTCTCGATGATCGGCATCGACGAATCCGGTTCCGGTCCGGTCGCTCAGGACGCCGGACACAAACTGGCTCAGGCACTGAAGCTGACGCATGGCCTGAGGCGGGCGATTCGAACTGACGAAATCCTGGGCACGGTGCTGGAATCGCTGTTCGAATTCTTTTCGGCGGCGGAATGTGTCGCCGTGATTACCCGCAACCGAACGCGAACGGGACTGGTTGTTGCGGCCGCGGCGGCTCGCGAGAAAAACCGCGACGCGCAGATCTGCCTGCCGGTGCTGCATCACAGCATGGAATGCTTCGAAGCGATCCTGTTTGTGGATTACTGGCAGAAGCCATCGGAGTCCGGACACAAAGCGGACGTATCGGTCGCCAGGTACATCCTGTCCGCGCCGCTCGTGGGAAGATCGTCGGAAGCATTCGGAGCCATCCAGGTCGACACCGGGCAGACGGACCGGTCGTTCAGCCAGTCAGAACTGGAACAACTGGCGATTCTGATTCACATCATTTCGGCAGCTCTGGAAAACGCCGCGGAGGTGGATCTCGAAGTCGCGCGGGCGCTGGTCGATCGCGGACTGGAAGACGCGTCCCGGCTGCGAGCCAGCCTGGGTCCTCTGTCGCCGCCGGGAGTACCGGGCTTCCGCTGGGGACATCAGATCATCGCCGCTCCCGACATCGCAGCCGACCTGATCGACTACGCCACGTTATCGGACGGAAGAATAGCCTGCCTGCTGATCGATGTGCCCGGGCGCGGATCAGAAGCCGCGGGACTGCTGGTCTGCCTGACGCGGCTGCTGATCGGTGCCATCGTCGAAACCGAATCCGCGGCCGCCGCGTTAAGAACGGCCGAAAGGGAACTGCAGAAGCGAATCGGCCACGTTCCGATGATCACGTCGGTGGGTGTTCTGATTCTTGATCCGAAATCCGCCACGGTGTCGGTGACAGTCGCCGGCCACTGCATTCCCGTCAGAATCCGCGACGGAATCACGCAGACCGTGACGGACGATGCTGTCGTCGGCCCGCCGATCGGAACAGGTCGCCCGGCCAGCGGCGAAGGCTGTATTCTGCTGGAAAAAGGAGATTCGCTGGTGCTGTTCAGCGACGGTGTTTCCAAGCTGATCGACCCGACCGGCCGGATGATGAGCGGCCAGACGCTGGTTGAACTCGTTGATCTGGCGGGCCGCGATACAGGATGTACGCTGGACATCGGACTGAGAGTCGGTCTGGAAAAATTCCGCAACGGCTGCCCGGTTCCCGACGACGTGGCGTTTGTCTGTGTGCAGCGGCTGCGTTCCAAAACAAAGGATTCCGATGAAGGTTCGCAGAGCAGGTCGTCGACCGTGACAAAGCCCTGGAAAGGGTCCGAGACGTGGGACATGCAATGAGCGATGCTGCTCCCACTGTGGACGACGTTCTGGGCCGACAGGGCAGCATCGCACGTCGTCTGTCCGGCTACGAAGCACGCCCGCAGCAACTGGAAATGGCCGAACGCATCGCGCCGCAATCCGTGACGGACGGCATCTGGTCGCGGAAGCCGGGACGGGGGTCGGCAAGAGTTTCGCTTATCTTGTTCCCGCCATTCTGGCCGCTGAGGAACGCCGCAGGACGGACGCTGAAAAAGACGCGCAGAAAAACGAGAAGGATCAGAAGAAGAACGATCGGAAGACTCCAAAAATCATCGTGTCGACTCACACGATCAGTCTGCAGGAACAACTGATCGGGCGCGACATCCCGTTTCTGCAGTCGGTGCTTCCGGTCGAATTTTCCGCCGTGCTGGTCAAGGGCCGCAGCAACTACATCAGTCTGCGTCGCACCGCAAAGGCCGTCGCCCGCGCCGGACAAAAGGCTCTGTTCGAAATGGACGGGCAGCGGCAGTTGGCTCAGATTTCATCCTGGTCAAAAACAACCACCGACGGCAGCCGTTCCGATCTGAGTTTTCGACCGCAGCCGGCGTGTGGGACGAAGTGCTCAGCGATCAGGGCGACTGCCTTCGCCGAAAGTGCCCTCACCACGACGAATGCTTCTACTACAAGGCTCGCCGCCGCGTCCGCAACGCTCACGTGCTGGTCGTCAATCACGCGCTGTTCTTTTCGGATCTGGCGCTGCGCGCGAAGGAGCCAGCGTGCTTCCGGACTACGACACCGTCATTTTCGACGAAGCCCACACCATCGAATCCGTGGCCGCCGACCATCTGGGCCTGTCGATTTCCGAAGGGCAGATCGAATACCTGATGAACAAGCTGTACAACGATCGGGCGAATCGCGGTCTGCTGGTGCTGCACAAAATGGTCGAAGCCCAAAAGCTGACCCAGGGAGTTCGCCACGCGAGTCGCGACCTGTTCTTCGCCATTGACGACTGGGCGACGCGATTCGGAAAGCGAAACGGCCGGCTGGACAAACCCGTCGACGTCGTCAACAACGTCACTCCGAAACTGACCGAACTCGGAAAACAGATCGAAAACTACGCGGATCGCATCAGCAACGAAAGTGACAAAGTCGAACTGACGTCCGCCGCGGGTCGCTGCTATCTGCTGGCCGACAACCTTGCCGCGTGGTGCGTGCAGAAGGAACGCGGTGCCGTGTTCTGGCTGGAACGCGGCGGAGTTCGGCAACAGCGACTGACTCTGATGAGTGCCCCCATCGAAGTCGGGCCGATTCTGAAGGAACACCTCTTCAACGCCGTTCCCAGCGTCATTCTGACCAGCGCGACGCTGGCCGTCGGAACAAAGGACTTCAGCTTCTTCCGATCGCGCGTCGGACTGACGGATGGCGGCGACTGCCGGCTGGGAAGCCCGTTTGATTATCGGCGGCAGGTGCGTCTGATCCTGTCGACGAACATGCCCGATCCCGGCGCGGACGCTCGCGGCTTCGAAGCCGAAGTCGTCAAAAGAATTCAGCGACACGTGCTGGAAACCAACGGCCGCGCGTTTGTTCTGTTTACCAGCTATTCGATGATGGAATTCGCCGTGCAGCGACTGCTCGGCTGGCTGGCGGAACACGACCTGACGCTGTACAGCCAGGGCCGCGGAATGCCGCGTTCCGCGATGCTGGAACGATTTCGCAATGATCCGCGAGCGGTCCTGTTCGGTACCGACAGCTTCTGGCAGGGTGTCGACGTTCCGGGAGATTCGCTGCAGAACGTCATCATTCCCAAGCTGCCGTTCAGCGTGCCCGATCATCCGCTTCTGGAAGCTCGCGTCGATGCGATTAAGGCTCGCCGAGGCAACCCGTTTCGCGAATATCAGGTTCCCGAAGCCGTCATCAAACTGAAGCAGGGCTTCGGCCGTCTGATCCGCCGAGCGACGGATTCCGGACGAGTCGTGATTCTTGACCCGCGAGTCCTGACGAAACAAT
This sequence is a window from Planctomycetaceae bacterium. Protein-coding genes within it:
- a CDS encoding ATP-binding protein; protein product: MRCSLNCRRISSVATLPFSAILLRRSRSENRRRFICREANVRCLHKDVHEHNRHKSAYTGDDIEVLEGLEPVRKRPSMYIGGVDARGLHHLLWEVVDNSVDEFLAGECDKITVTLHKDGCSCTVHDNGRGIPVDKHKKMKKSTLEVILTTLHAGGKFSNKNYARSGGLHGVGSSVVNALSSHMVATVHRDGGEWVQEYRYGKPVAPVKKMRPFRGRGTQIFFRPDDDIFRRIHFNSDTIRQHLEDISYIHGGLTIVFRDEFRNETHELAHPDGIVAYIEKIIHESGKKSVHEQLFSTDRDDQTARVELVLKWTESTDEHIRSYVNGIRTHGGGTHENGLKAGLVKAVRNYIEVHNYKPRGVTISAEDIREGIVAILSVFNGDPMFQGQTKERLNNPEMASHVDGLIRPAAGKLAEQ
- a CDS encoding FHA domain-containing protein, which encodes MAYLKQAFGDQPDPITHPLTGDALTIGRHESCDVVIQSPSVSRHHARITAEGSRYFVEDLGSRNGTILNGRAISRKTPLSNGDRLEVSTLPFVFFAQDSLDGDSGNWGYRPTVISVSDSAVPSQNSAARHTVERGDEISYEQLGRDQLRDSQILSRVSMIGIDESGSGPVAQDAGHKLAQALKLTHGLRRAIRTDEILGTVLESLFEFFSAAECVAVITRNRTRTGLVVAAAAAREKNRDAQICLPVLHHSMECFEAILFVDYWQKPSESGHKADVSVARYILSAPLVGRSSEAFGAIQVDTGQTDRSFSQSELEQLAILIHIISAALENAAEVDLEVARALVDRGLEDASRLRASLGPLSPPGVPGFRWGHQIIAAPDIAADLIDYATLSDGRIACLLIDVPGRGSEAAGLLVCLTRLLIGAIVETESAAAALRTAERELQKRIGHVPMITSVGVLILDPKSATVSVTVAGHCIPVRIRDGITQTVTDDAVVGPPIGTGRPASGEGCILLEKGDSLVLFSDGVSKLIDPTGRMMSGQTLVELVDLAGRDTGCTLDIGLRVGLEKFRNGCPVPDDVAFVCVQRLRSKTKDSDEGSQSRSSTVTKPWKGSETWDMQ
- a CDS encoding ATP-dependent DNA helicase, with translation MLPDYDTVIFDEAHTIESVAADHLGLSISEGQIEYLMNKLYNDRANRGLLVLHKMVEAQKLTQGVRHASRDLFFAIDDWATRFGKRNGRLDKPVDVVNNVTPKLTELGKQIENYADRISNESDKVELTSAAGRCYLLADNLAAWCVQKERGAVFWLERGGVRQQRLTLMSAPIEVGPILKEHLFNAVPSVILTSATLAVGTKDFSFFRSRVGLTDGGDCRLGSPFDYRRQVRLILSTNMPDPGADARGFEAEVVKRIQRHVLETNGRAFVLFTSYSMMEFAVQRLLGWLAEHDLTLYSQGRGMPRSAMLERFRNDPRAVLFGTDSFWQGVDVPGDSLQNVIIPKLPFSVPDHPLLEARVDAIKARRGNPFREYQVPEAVIKLKQGFGRLIRRATDSGRVVILDPRVLTKQYGRLFLESLPDCRTEIDNGQTIEPVDRD